One region of Pseudomonas glycinae genomic DNA includes:
- the tauC gene encoding taurine ABC transporter permease TauC, which translates to MSSYDVSATAVKPAATSVVIPVRRSLSTRWISLLTLFALLVIWWAVTATGLIEPLFLPPPSAVLQKGWLLATTGYMDSTLWQHLGASLSRIGLGLGFAILTAVPVGIAIGANRIARGVLDPLIEFYRPIPPLAYLPLIVIWCGIGELSKVLLIYLAIFAPIAIATATGVRTVDPAKLRAAQSLGATRAQLIRHVILPSALPDILTGVRIGLGVGWSTLVAAELIAATSGLGFMVQSAAQFLVTDVVVLGILVIALIAFAMEMGLRALQRKLVPWHGQAH; encoded by the coding sequence ATGAGCAGTTACGACGTTTCCGCCACCGCCGTGAAACCCGCCGCCACGTCGGTGGTGATTCCCGTGCGCCGCAGCCTCAGCACCCGCTGGATCAGCCTGCTGACCCTGTTCGCGTTGCTGGTGATCTGGTGGGCCGTGACGGCCACTGGCCTGATCGAGCCGCTGTTCCTGCCGCCACCGTCCGCCGTACTGCAAAAAGGCTGGTTGCTGGCGACCACGGGCTACATGGATTCGACGTTGTGGCAGCACTTGGGCGCGAGCCTGAGCCGCATCGGTCTGGGCCTTGGTTTTGCGATTTTGACCGCAGTGCCGGTGGGCATTGCCATCGGCGCCAACCGCATCGCCCGTGGCGTGCTCGATCCGCTGATCGAGTTCTACCGGCCGATTCCGCCACTGGCTTATCTACCGCTGATCGTGATCTGGTGCGGCATCGGCGAGTTGTCGAAAGTGCTGCTGATCTATCTGGCGATTTTCGCCCCGATCGCGATTGCCACCGCCACCGGCGTGCGCACCGTCGACCCGGCCAAATTGCGCGCCGCACAGTCGCTGGGCGCCACCCGCGCGCAACTGATCCGCCATGTGATTTTGCCAAGCGCCCTGCCGGACATTCTGACCGGTGTGCGCATTGGCCTCGGTGTCGGCTGGTCGACCCTGGTCGCCGCCGAACTGATCGCGGCCACCAGCGGCCTGGGCTTCATGGTGCAGTCGGCTGCGCAGTTCCTGGTCACCGATGTGGTGGTGCTGGGGATTCTGGTCATCGCCCTGATCGCCTTCGCGATGGAGATGGGCCTGCGCGCCCTGCAACGCAAACTGGTGCCGTGGCACGGCCAGGCCCACTGA
- a CDS encoding Tex family protein — MDSINSRIAEELGVRPQQVEAAVALLDEGSTVPFIARYRKEVTGSLDDTQLRHLEERLRYLRELDERRISILSSIQEQGKLTPELEREIKLADTKTRLEDLYLPYKQKRRTKGQIALEAGLGELADGLFNDPSLAPEAEAARFIDAEKGVADVKAALEGAKYILMERFAEDANLLEKLRTYLKQEATLSARVIAGKEEEGAKFRDYFEHDEPLKSMPSHRALAIFRGRNEGILSSALKVGDELPGTLHPCEGMIGQHVGIQNQNRPADKWLSEVVRWTWKVKLYTHLETDLLGELRDGAETEAINVFAHNLHDLLLAAPAGPRATLGLDPGLRTGCKVAVVDSTGKLLDHATVYPHVPHNKWDQTIAILAALCAKHSVDLIAIGNGTASRETDKLAIELIKKYPAMKMTKVMVSEAGASVYSASELAAKEFPDLDVSIRGAVSIARRLQDPLAELVKIDPKSIGVGQYQHDVSQLKLARGLDAVVEDCVNAVGVDVNTASVALLARISGLNATLAQNIVAHRDEHGAFKTRAALKKVARLGEKTFEQAAGFLRVMNGDNPLDSSAVHPEAYPLVQRIAAETDRDIRSLIGDAAFLKRLDPKKFTDETFGLPTVTDILQELEKPGRDPRPEFKTAEFQEGVEDLKDLQLGMILEGVVTNVTAFGAFVDIGVHQDGLVHISALSEKFIKDPREAVKAGDVVKVKVMEVDIPRKRVGLSMRMSDTPGEKIDGARGSRPGSAPRQSQGSAPRKESTPAAPVNNAMASLFANAKQLKKR, encoded by the coding sequence ATGGACAGCATCAACAGCCGCATCGCCGAGGAACTCGGCGTACGCCCACAACAGGTCGAAGCGGCCGTCGCGCTACTCGATGAAGGCTCTACCGTTCCCTTCATCGCCCGTTACCGGAAAGAAGTGACCGGCAGCCTCGATGACACCCAACTGCGTCATCTGGAAGAGCGTCTGCGCTACCTGCGAGAACTCGACGAACGGCGCATCAGCATTCTTTCCAGCATTCAGGAGCAGGGCAAACTCACCCCTGAGCTGGAGCGCGAAATCAAACTCGCCGACACCAAGACCCGCCTCGAAGACTTGTACCTGCCGTACAAGCAGAAGCGCCGCACCAAGGGCCAGATCGCCCTGGAAGCCGGCCTCGGCGAACTGGCCGACGGTCTGTTCAACGACCCGTCGCTGGCCCCGGAAGCCGAAGCCGCGCGCTTCATCGACGCCGAAAAAGGCGTGGCCGACGTCAAGGCAGCGCTGGAAGGCGCCAAGTACATCCTCATGGAGCGCTTCGCCGAAGACGCCAACCTGCTGGAAAAACTGCGCACCTACCTGAAACAGGAAGCCACCCTCAGTGCCCGCGTGATCGCCGGCAAGGAAGAGGAAGGCGCCAAGTTCCGTGACTACTTCGAACACGACGAACCGCTGAAAAGCATGCCTTCGCACCGCGCGCTGGCGATTTTCCGTGGCCGCAACGAAGGCATTCTCAGCTCCGCGCTGAAAGTCGGCGACGAGCTGCCGGGCACCCTGCACCCGTGCGAAGGCATGATCGGCCAGCACGTCGGCATCCAGAACCAGAACCGTCCGGCCGACAAGTGGCTGAGTGAAGTGGTGCGCTGGACCTGGAAGGTCAAGCTCTACACCCACCTGGAAACCGACTTGCTCGGCGAGCTGCGCGACGGCGCCGAAACCGAAGCGATCAACGTGTTCGCCCACAACCTGCACGACCTGCTGCTGGCCGCCCCGGCCGGCCCGCGCGCGACTCTGGGCCTCGACCCGGGCCTGCGCACCGGCTGCAAGGTTGCGGTGGTCGACTCCACCGGCAAGCTGCTGGATCACGCCACGGTTTACCCGCACGTGCCGCACAACAAATGGGATCAGACCATCGCCATTCTGGCCGCCCTGTGCGCCAAACACTCGGTCGACCTGATCGCCATCGGCAACGGCACCGCCAGCCGTGAGACCGACAAGCTGGCGATCGAACTGATCAAAAAATACCCAGCGATGAAAATGACCAAGGTCATGGTCTCCGAAGCCGGCGCATCGGTGTATTCGGCATCGGAACTGGCAGCCAAGGAATTCCCGGATCTGGACGTATCGATCCGTGGCGCGGTCTCGATCGCCCGTCGTCTGCAGGATCCACTGGCCGAGCTGGTGAAGATCGATCCAAAATCCATCGGTGTCGGTCAGTACCAGCACGACGTGTCGCAGCTGAAACTGGCGCGCGGTCTGGACGCCGTGGTCGAGGACTGCGTGAACGCCGTGGGCGTGGACGTGAACACTGCCTCCGTGGCGCTGCTGGCGCGGATCTCCGGCCTCAACGCGACCCTGGCGCAAAACATCGTGGCTCACCGTGACGAGCACGGCGCGTTCAAGACTCGTGCTGCGCTGAAGAAAGTCGCGCGTCTGGGCGAGAAAACCTTCGAACAGGCCGCCGGCTTCCTGCGTGTGATGAACGGCGACAACCCACTGGATTCCTCGGCCGTTCACCCGGAAGCCTATCCGCTGGTGCAGCGCATTGCCGCTGAAACCGACCGCGACATCCGCTCGCTGATCGGCGACGCCGCGTTCCTCAAGCGTCTGGATCCGAAGAAATTCACCGACGAGACCTTCGGTCTGCCAACCGTTACCGACATCCTGCAAGAGCTGGAAAAACCGGGCCGCGACCCGCGTCCGGAGTTCAAGACCGCCGAGTTCCAGGAAGGCGTCGAGGACCTGAAGGACCTGCAACTGGGGATGATTCTCGAAGGCGTGGTGACCAACGTGACCGCGTTCGGTGCGTTCGTCGACATCGGCGTGCATCAGGACGGTCTGGTGCACATTTCGGCGCTGTCGGAGAAATTCATCAAGGATCCGCGCGAAGCGGTGAAGGCCGGTGACGTGGTGAAAGTGAAGGTCATGGAAGTCGACATCCCGCGCAAACGCGTCGGCCTGTCGATGCGCATGAGCGACACCCCGGGCGAGAAGATCGACGGCGCCCGGGGCTCGCGTCCGGGCTCGGCACCACGCCAGTCGCAGGGTTCGGCTCCGCGCAAGGAAAGCACCCCGGCGGCTCCGGTGAATAACGCGATGGCGTCGCTGTTTGCCAACGCCAAGCAGTTGAAGAAACGCTGA
- the tauD gene encoding taurine dioxygenase yields the protein MSSLNITPLSSALGAQISGVDISQPLNLEQRDAIEQALLKYQVLFFRNQPIEPSQQARFAHYFGDLHIHPIYPNVPEQPEVLILDTAVTDVRDNAIWHTDVTFLPTPAMGAVLSAKLLPEFGGDTLWASGIAAYEALSAPMKALLEGLTATHDFTRSFPLERYGNTPQALAQWEEARRKNPPLSHPVIRTHPVSGRRSLFVNEGFTSKINELSETESEAVLKFLFAHATRPEFTIRWRWQKDDIAFWDNRVTQHYAVDDYRPARRVMQRATVLGDVPFFR from the coding sequence ATGAGCAGCCTGAACATCACCCCGTTAAGCTCGGCCCTCGGCGCACAGATCAGCGGCGTCGACATCAGCCAGCCGCTGAACCTGGAACAGCGCGACGCCATCGAGCAGGCGCTGCTCAAGTATCAAGTGCTGTTCTTTCGCAATCAGCCGATCGAACCTTCGCAACAGGCGCGCTTCGCCCACTATTTCGGCGACTTGCACATTCACCCGATCTACCCGAACGTGCCGGAACAACCGGAAGTGCTGATCCTCGACACCGCCGTCACCGACGTGCGCGACAACGCGATCTGGCACACCGACGTGACCTTCCTGCCGACCCCGGCCATGGGTGCGGTGCTCAGCGCCAAGCTGTTGCCGGAGTTTGGTGGCGACACGTTGTGGGCCAGCGGAATTGCTGCGTATGAAGCGCTCTCGGCGCCGATGAAAGCGCTGCTCGAAGGGCTGACCGCGACTCACGACTTCACCCGCTCGTTTCCGCTGGAGCGCTATGGCAACACGCCGCAGGCACTGGCGCAGTGGGAAGAGGCGCGGCGCAAGAATCCACCGCTGTCGCATCCGGTGATTCGCACGCACCCGGTGAGCGGACGGCGTTCGCTGTTCGTCAACGAAGGGTTCACGTCGAAGATCAATGAGCTGTCGGAGACCGAGAGCGAAGCGGTGTTGAAGTTCTTGTTCGCGCATGCGACGCGGCCGGAGTTCACCATTCGCTGGCGCTGGCAGAAAGATGACATCGCGTTCTGGGACAACCGCGTGACGCAACATTACGCGGTGGATGACTACCGGCCGGCGCGGCGGGTGATGCAGCGGGCTACGGTGTTGGGGGATGTGCCGTTTTTTCGCTGA
- a CDS encoding ATP-binding protein encodes MKTPVWFPQSFFSRTLWLVLIVVLFSKALTLVYLLMNEDVLVDRQYSHGVALTLRAYWAADEENRAKIADAATLIRVVGAGVPEGEQHWPYSEIYQRQMQAELGADTEVRLRMHSPPALWVRAPSLGDGWLKVPLYPHPLRGQKIWNVLGWFLAIGLLSTASAWIFVSQLNQPLKRLVYAARQLGQGRSVRLPISDTPSEMAEVYRAFNQMAEDVEQAGRERELMLAGVSHDLRTPLTRLRLSLELMGDRTDLTDDMVRDIEDMDAILDQFLAFIRDGRDESVEEVDLSDLVREVAAPYNQTEEKVRLRLEPIQPFPLRRVSMKRLLNNLIGNALNHAGGSVDVAAYVSGDTSAPYVVLSVMDRGAGIDPSELEAIFNPFTRGDRARGGKGTGLGLAIVKRIASMHGGNVELRNRSGGGLEARVRLPLGLMLPRDAV; translated from the coding sequence ATGAAAACCCCCGTCTGGTTCCCCCAAAGTTTCTTCTCGCGCACCCTGTGGTTGGTGCTGATCGTCGTATTGTTTTCCAAGGCATTGACCCTGGTTTATCTGTTGATGAACGAGGACGTGCTGGTGGATCGCCAATACAGCCACGGCGTCGCCCTGACGCTGCGTGCCTACTGGGCCGCCGACGAAGAGAACCGCGCGAAAATCGCCGATGCCGCGACCCTGATCCGGGTGGTCGGCGCTGGTGTGCCGGAAGGCGAACAGCACTGGCCTTACAGCGAAATCTACCAGCGGCAGATGCAGGCGGAGCTGGGTGCCGACACCGAAGTGCGCTTGCGCATGCACTCGCCGCCAGCCTTGTGGGTTCGTGCCCCGAGCCTCGGTGATGGCTGGCTGAAAGTGCCGTTGTACCCGCACCCGTTGCGTGGCCAGAAGATCTGGAACGTGCTCGGCTGGTTCCTGGCGATCGGCTTGCTGTCCACGGCGTCTGCCTGGATTTTCGTCAGTCAGCTCAATCAGCCATTGAAGCGTCTGGTCTACGCCGCCCGGCAACTCGGCCAGGGCCGCAGCGTGCGCCTGCCGATCAGTGACACCCCCAGCGAGATGGCCGAAGTTTATCGCGCGTTCAACCAGATGGCCGAAGACGTCGAGCAGGCCGGTCGCGAGCGTGAGCTGATGCTGGCCGGGGTATCCCATGACTTGCGTACACCGCTCACCCGTTTGCGGCTATCACTGGAGTTGATGGGCGACCGCACCGATTTGACCGATGACATGGTGCGCGACATCGAAGACATGGACGCAATCCTCGATCAGTTCCTCGCGTTCATTCGCGATGGGCGGGACGAATCGGTGGAAGAGGTGGACCTCAGCGATCTGGTGCGTGAAGTGGCGGCGCCCTATAACCAGACCGAAGAGAAAGTGCGCCTGCGCCTGGAGCCGATCCAGCCGTTCCCGCTGCGTCGGGTGTCGATGAAGCGTCTGCTGAACAACCTGATTGGCAACGCGTTGAATCATGCCGGCGGCAGCGTGGACGTCGCGGCTTACGTGTCCGGTGATACCAGCGCCCCGTACGTGGTGTTGAGCGTGATGGATCGTGGGGCAGGGATCGATCCTTCCGAGCTTGAGGCGATCTTCAACCCGTTCACCCGTGGCGATCGTGCGCGGGGCGGGAAGGGCACCGGGCTGGGCTTGGCGATCGTCAAGCGGATTGCGTCGATGCACGGCGGCAATGTCGAGCTGCGCAACCGATCCGGTGGCGGGCTGGAAGCGCGGGTGCGGTTGCCGCTGGGATTGATGCTGCCAAGAGATGCCGTTTAA
- the tauA gene encoding taurine ABC transporter substrate-binding protein, which translates to MKLNFPLRLLAVASLAAASFLAQAADLTVAYQTTVDPAKVAQADGAYEKATKADINWRKFDNGADIIAAIASGDVQIGYLGSSPLTAAITRKVPVETFLIATQIGAAEALVARDGSGIKTPQDLVGKKIAVPFVSTGHYSLLAALKHWNIDPSKVTVLNLAPPAIIAAWKRGDIDATYVWDPALGVAKENGKVLITSGELAKFGAPTFDAWIVRKDFAEKHPEIVTAFAKVTLDAYADYRKDPKAWLANQSNVDKLVKLSGAKASDIPLLLQGNVYPLAADQVSDLGAPTTKAITDTAAFLKEQGKVEAVLPDYAPYVSAKYITN; encoded by the coding sequence ATGAAACTGAATTTCCCGCTTCGCCTGCTGGCCGTGGCCTCTCTGGCTGCTGCAAGTTTCCTGGCTCAGGCCGCCGACCTCACCGTCGCCTACCAGACCACCGTTGACCCGGCGAAAGTCGCCCAGGCCGACGGCGCCTATGAAAAAGCCACCAAGGCCGACATCAACTGGCGCAAATTCGATAACGGTGCCGACATCATTGCCGCCATCGCTTCCGGTGACGTGCAGATCGGTTACCTCGGTTCCAGCCCGCTGACCGCTGCGATCACCCGTAAAGTCCCGGTGGAAACCTTCCTCATCGCCACTCAGATCGGCGCCGCCGAAGCACTGGTCGCCCGCGACGGCTCCGGCATCAAGACGCCGCAGGATCTGGTCGGCAAGAAAATCGCCGTGCCGTTCGTGTCCACCGGTCACTACAGCCTGCTGGCCGCGCTGAAGCACTGGAACATCGATCCATCGAAAGTCACCGTCCTCAACCTCGCCCCGCCAGCGATCATTGCTGCGTGGAAACGCGGTGACATCGACGCTACCTACGTTTGGGATCCGGCGCTGGGTGTGGCCAAGGAAAACGGCAAAGTGCTGATCACTTCCGGTGAACTGGCCAAGTTCGGCGCGCCGACCTTCGACGCCTGGATCGTGCGCAAGGACTTCGCGGAGAAGCATCCGGAAATCGTCACCGCATTCGCCAAGGTCACCCTCGACGCCTACGCCGACTACCGCAAGGATCCGAAAGCCTGGCTGGCCAACCAGAGCAACGTCGACAAGCTGGTGAAGCTTTCGGGCGCCAAGGCCAGCGACATCCCATTGCTTCTGCAAGGCAACGTCTACCCGCTGGCGGCGGATCAGGTCAGTGACCTCGGTGCACCGACCACCAAAGCCATCACCGACACCGCTGCGTTCCTCAAGGAGCAAGGCAAGGTCGAAGCGGTACTGCCGGACTACGCGCCGTACGTCAGCGCCAAGTACATCACCAACTGA
- the tauB gene encoding taurine ABC transporter ATP-binding subunit produces MALLQLERISAQYPGSPEPVLSDISLTLGPQQLLVALGPSGSGKTSLLNLIAGFVEPSAGRITLDNVPVKGPSAERGVVFQDDALLPWQDVLANVAFGLELAGVAKDKREQRAREMLALVDLSGFEHRRIWQLSGGQKQRVGLARALAADPRVLLMDEPFGALDAFTREQMQELLLQVWQRTAKPVFLITHDIEEAVFLATDLILLAPNPGQIVERLHLDFGQRYAAGESARTIKSDPRFIETREHVLAKVFSQRSAVQRQERA; encoded by the coding sequence ATGGCCTTGCTACAGCTGGAGCGCATCAGCGCACAGTATCCCGGCAGCCCGGAACCGGTACTGTCCGACATTTCCCTGACCCTCGGCCCTCAGCAATTGCTGGTGGCCCTCGGCCCGTCCGGCAGTGGCAAGACTTCGCTGTTGAACCTGATTGCCGGTTTCGTCGAACCGAGCGCCGGCCGCATCACCCTCGACAACGTGCCGGTCAAAGGCCCGAGCGCCGAACGCGGCGTGGTGTTCCAGGACGACGCCCTGCTGCCCTGGCAGGACGTGCTGGCCAACGTGGCTTTCGGTCTGGAACTGGCCGGTGTGGCCAAGGACAAACGCGAACAGCGCGCCCGGGAAATGCTCGCGCTGGTCGATCTTTCCGGTTTTGAACACCGTCGCATCTGGCAGCTTTCCGGCGGCCAGAAGCAGCGTGTCGGCCTGGCCCGCGCCCTCGCGGCGGACCCGCGTGTGTTGCTGATGGACGAGCCCTTTGGCGCCCTCGATGCCTTCACCCGCGAACAGATGCAGGAGCTGTTGCTGCAAGTCTGGCAACGCACCGCCAAGCCGGTGTTCCTGATTACCCACGACATTGAAGAAGCGGTGTTCCTCGCCACTGACCTGATTCTGCTGGCGCCGAATCCGGGGCAGATCGTCGAGCGCCTGCACCTCGACTTCGGCCAGCGCTACGCCGCCGGTGAGTCGGCACGAACCATCAAATCCGACCCGCGTTTTATCGAAACCCGCGAACACGTGCTTGCCAAAGTGTTCTCGCAACGCAGCGCCGTTCAGCGGCAGGAGCGCGCATGA
- the ompR gene encoding two-component system response regulator OmpR, whose protein sequence is MSSTAQTAEGEKILIVDDDPGLSSLLERFFVSKGYRARAVPNTEQMDRLLSREVFNLVVLDLMLPGEDGLTACRRLRGANNQIPIIMLTAKGDELSRIKGLELGADDYLAKPFNPDELLARVKAVLRRQAAPVPGAPGSEEENVTFGDYVLSLATRELKRGDEVHMLTTGEFAVLKALVMNARQPLTRDKLMNLARGREWDALERSIDVQISRLRRMIEPDPSKPRYIQTVWGVGYVFVPDGNSTK, encoded by the coding sequence ATGAGCAGCACTGCACAAACTGCTGAAGGCGAAAAAATTCTCATCGTTGACGACGATCCGGGGCTGAGCAGCCTGCTGGAACGCTTTTTCGTCAGCAAGGGCTACCGTGCCCGCGCCGTACCGAATACCGAGCAGATGGATCGTCTGCTGTCGCGTGAAGTGTTCAACCTGGTCGTCCTCGACCTGATGCTGCCGGGCGAAGACGGCCTGACCGCTTGCCGCCGCCTGCGTGGCGCGAACAATCAGATTCCGATCATCATGCTCACCGCCAAGGGCGACGAGCTGAGCCGTATCAAGGGCCTGGAACTGGGCGCCGACGACTATCTGGCCAAGCCATTCAACCCGGACGAGCTGCTGGCACGCGTCAAAGCCGTGCTGCGCCGTCAGGCTGCACCGGTGCCGGGCGCGCCGGGCAGTGAAGAAGAAAACGTCACGTTCGGCGACTACGTGCTGTCCCTGGCTACCCGCGAACTCAAACGCGGCGACGAAGTGCACATGCTCACCACCGGCGAGTTTGCGGTGCTCAAGGCCCTGGTGATGAACGCCCGTCAGCCGCTGACCCGCGACAAGCTGATGAACCTGGCCCGTGGCCGTGAGTGGGATGCCCTGGAGCGTTCCATCGACGTGCAGATCTCCCGTCTGCGCCGGATGATCGAACCCGATCCGTCCAAGCCGCGCTACATCCAGACTGTCTGGGGTGTCGGCTACGTGTTCGTGCCGGATGGCAACTCCACCAAGTGA
- a CDS encoding PaaI family thioesterase: MEMPAGLVESAFFKLLGCRLHSLETGVAQVALALEPELRNRGGKLHGGALFSLVDIAMGLACSSTHGFDQQSATIECKINYIRAVSEGEVMCTARVIHPGRRTLVVEADVMQGDKLVAKAQGTFAVL; the protein is encoded by the coding sequence ATGGAAATGCCGGCCGGGCTCGTCGAGAGCGCGTTTTTCAAACTGTTGGGCTGCCGCCTGCACAGTCTGGAAACCGGGGTGGCGCAAGTCGCCCTGGCGCTGGAACCCGAACTGCGCAACCGCGGCGGCAAGCTGCACGGTGGCGCGCTGTTCAGTCTGGTGGATATCGCCATGGGGCTGGCCTGTTCCAGCACCCACGGCTTCGACCAGCAGAGCGCGACCATCGAGTGCAAGATCAACTACATCCGCGCCGTCTCGGAAGGCGAGGTGATGTGCACGGCGCGGGTGATCCACCCGGGCCGGCGCACGCTGGTGGTCGAAGCCGACGTGATGCAGGGCGACAAACTGGTCGCAAAAGCGCAAGGCACGTTCGCTGTCCTGTAG
- the gshA gene encoding glutamate--cysteine ligase encodes MSELLNRRLALLGERANLSLLEQCLHGIERECLRVTGEGRLAQTPHPEALGSALTNEQITTDYSESLLEFITPALPDPADTLASLDKIHRFAYSKLGNEYLWSPSMPCPLPAEEDIPIAYYGTSNIGQLKYVYRKGLALRYGKTMQCIAGIHYNFSLPEKLWPLLKEAEGFVGTDRDFQSSSYIALIRNFRRYSWLLMYLFGASPALDAGFLRGRAHQLEQLDPDTLYLPYATSLRMSDLGYQSNAQAGLTPCYNDLASYTDSLRKAVATPYAPYVEVGTHQDGEWVQLNTNILQIENEYYSNIRPKRVTYTGERPIQALMARGIQYVEVRCLDINPFLPMGIDLTESRFLDAFLLYCALNESPLLTNNSCGNATSNFLSVVKEGRRPGLQLQRDGQPVELKEWAAELLEKIAPLAALLDQSHGGDAHSKALDAQLAKVKDSSLTPSAQVLAAMATHKESFAQFSLRQSQAHAEFFRREPLAAEEQAKFEELARSSLAQQAELEQNEVGDFDVFVGSYQASILAISN; translated from the coding sequence TTGAGCGAACTTCTCAACCGCCGCCTGGCTCTGCTCGGCGAGCGCGCTAACCTCTCTCTGCTTGAGCAGTGCCTTCACGGTATCGAACGTGAATGCCTGCGGGTGACCGGCGAAGGCCGCCTGGCCCAAACGCCGCACCCTGAAGCCCTGGGTTCCGCGCTGACCAACGAACAGATCACCACCGACTATTCCGAGTCGCTGCTGGAGTTCATCACGCCCGCCCTGCCAGACCCTGCCGATACCTTGGCGAGCCTGGACAAGATTCATCGCTTCGCCTACAGCAAGCTCGGCAACGAGTACCTGTGGAGTCCATCGATGCCGTGCCCGTTGCCGGCCGAGGAAGACATCCCGATCGCCTATTACGGCACCTCCAACATCGGTCAGCTCAAGTACGTCTACCGCAAGGGCCTGGCCCTGCGTTACGGCAAGACCATGCAGTGCATCGCCGGGATTCACTACAACTTCTCCCTGCCGGAAAAGCTCTGGCCACTGCTGAAAGAAGCCGAAGGCTTCGTCGGCACCGACCGGGATTTCCAGTCGTCGTCCTATATTGCGCTGATCCGCAACTTCCGGCGCTACAGCTGGCTGCTGATGTACCTGTTCGGTGCCTCGCCGGCGCTGGACGCCGGTTTCCTGCGTGGTCGTGCGCATCAGCTGGAACAGCTGGATCCGGACACCCTGTACCTGCCCTACGCCACCAGCCTGCGCATGAGCGACCTCGGTTACCAGAGCAACGCCCAGGCCGGACTGACCCCTTGCTACAACGACCTGGCGAGCTACACCGACAGCCTGCGCAAAGCGGTGGCCACGCCGTACGCGCCGTACGTCGAAGTCGGCACGCACCAGGATGGCGAGTGGGTGCAACTGAACACCAACATCCTGCAGATCGAAAACGAGTACTACTCGAACATCCGCCCGAAACGCGTGACCTATACCGGCGAGCGGCCGATCCAGGCCTTGATGGCCCGTGGCATTCAGTACGTCGAAGTGCGCTGCCTGGACATCAACCCGTTCCTGCCGATGGGCATCGACCTCACCGAGTCGCGCTTCCTCGACGCGTTCCTGCTGTACTGCGCGCTGAACGAAAGCCCGCTGCTGACCAACAACTCCTGCGGCAACGCCACCTCCAACTTCCTCAGCGTGGTCAAGGAAGGCCGCCGTCCGGGCCTGCAATTGCAGCGCGACGGCCAACCGGTCGAGCTGAAGGAATGGGCTGCCGAGCTGCTGGAAAAAATCGCTCCGCTGGCAGCGCTGCTGGATCAAAGCCATGGCGGCGATGCCCATAGCAAGGCGCTCGATGCGCAACTGGCCAAGGTCAAGGATTCGTCCCTGACGCCTTCGGCCCAGGTGTTGGCAGCCATGGCCACGCACAAGGAAAGCTTCGCGCAATTCTCCCTGCGCCAGAGTCAGGCTCACGCCGAGTTCTTCCGCAGAGAGCCGTTGGCGGCTGAAGAACAGGCGAAGTTTGAAGAACTGGCGCGGTCTTCGCTGGCCCAACAGGCGGAGCTGGAGCAGAACGAGGTGGGCGATTTCGACGTGTTTGTCGGGTCGTATCAGGCGAGCATTTTGGCGATCAGCAACTGA
- the rimK gene encoding 30S ribosomal protein S6--L-glutamate ligase, with the protein MKIAVLSRNPRLYSTRRLVEAGTERGHEMVVIDTLRAYMNIASHKPQIHYRGKPLEGFDAVIPRIGASVTFYGCAVLRQFEMMGVFPLNESVAIARSRDKLRSLQLLSRRGIGLPVTGFAHSPDDIPDLIDMVNGAPLVIKVLEGTQGIGVVLCETATAAESVIEAFMGLKQNIMVQEYIKEAGGADIRCFVVGDKVIAAMKRQAKPGEFRSNLHRGGSASLIKITPEERMTALRAAKVMGLAVAGVDILRSNHGPLVMEVNSSPGLEGIETTTGKNVAGIIIEHLEKNGGPNMTRTKGKG; encoded by the coding sequence ATGAAGATCGCTGTGCTGTCGCGGAACCCGCGTCTGTATTCCACCCGCCGTCTGGTCGAAGCCGGAACCGAACGCGGGCATGAAATGGTGGTGATCGACACCTTGCGCGCCTATATGAACATTGCCAGCCACAAGCCGCAGATCCATTACCGTGGCAAACCGCTGGAGGGTTTCGACGCAGTGATTCCACGAATCGGCGCGTCGGTGACGTTTTATGGCTGCGCGGTATTGCGCCAGTTCGAAATGATGGGGGTGTTCCCGCTCAACGAATCGGTGGCCATCGCCCGCTCGCGAGACAAACTGCGTTCATTGCAATTGCTGTCACGCCGGGGCATCGGTTTGCCGGTGACCGGTTTCGCCCACTCGCCGGACGACATTCCCGACCTGATCGACATGGTCAACGGCGCGCCGCTGGTGATCAAGGTGCTGGAAGGTACTCAGGGTATCGGCGTGGTGCTGTGCGAAACCGCGACGGCGGCGGAGTCGGTGATCGAGGCGTTCATGGGCCTGAAGCAGAACATCATGGTGCAGGAATACATCAAGGAAGCCGGCGGCGCCGACATCCGCTGCTTCGTGGTCGGCGACAAGGTGATCGCGGCGATGAAGCGTCAGGCCAAGCCCGGCGAGTTCCGCTCCAACCTGCACCGGGGCGGCAGCGCCAGCCTGATCAAGATCACCCCGGAAGAACGCATGACTGCGTTGCGTGCAGCCAAGGTCATGGGCCTGGCGGTGGCGGGTGTGGATATTTTGCGATCCAACCACGGCCCGCTGGTGATGGAAGTGAACTCGTCACCGGGTCTGGAAGGGATCGAAACCACCACGGGCAAGAACGTGGCGGGGATCATCATTGAGCATCTCGAGAAGAATGGCGGGCCGAACATGACCCGCACAAAAGGCAAGGGATAA